One part of the Podarcis muralis chromosome 3, rPodMur119.hap1.1, whole genome shotgun sequence genome encodes these proteins:
- the HHIPL2 gene encoding HHIP-like protein 2: MNNPNLQGGHILETSSNRKTSVRKATVSSCKSNRAGISFHSLNFLTGVFFMLLGQSGPLLGHPQCLDYGPPFQPPFHLEFCSAYETFGCCDQDKDNTIAAKYWEVMDYIDPQAHKLCGGYIKDILCQECSPYAAHLYDAENPQTPLRNLPGLCSDYCSEFHLYCRSAITLLTDDKHIQECCERNKTRFCNLLNIQDEDYCFPDVLKNTDLNRNLGSVVEDKKGCLQLCLKEVANGLRNPVLMAHANDNTHRMFVAEQVGIIWVFLPDGSRLEEPFLDIKNMVLTTPWLGDERGFLGMAFHPKYKDNGKFYIYYSYQDKKKVEKIRISELRVSTSDVNKADASTERSLLEIEEPAANHNGGQILFGLDGYMYLFTGDGGKAGDPFGKFGNAQNRSSLLGKVLRIDVDGRSSDGKPYRIPSDNPFASDPQALPEVYAYGVRNMWRCSVDRGDPLSRKGRGRIFCGDVGQNKFEEVDIIVKGGNYGWRAKEGFECYDIKLCQNSSLDDILPIFAYSHSVGKSVTGGYVYRGCESPNLNGLYIFGDFMNGRLMTLQEDERANQWKKQDICIGSTKACAFPGMVSSYSKYIISFAEDEAAELYFMATSYPSAFAPHGSIYKVVDPARRAPPGKCKQKPIPVKTKSKRIPFIPRAKTVLELLKERLTTRPPKTAFNATEPPPNSSTPRSKKPASHKDPTKRKAAKAPRSGRKQQMTQTPKARGSKTKSDRTAQKAPRVSKATVTTSPPKKKGSRLTRAQKKQVPKLKSAAKEKMQKKRKSSGLRSAA, from the exons ATGAATAACCCTAATCTTCAAGGTGGTCACATCTTGGAGACATCTAGCAACAGGAAAACTTCCGTGAGGAAAGCTACTGTGAGCTCCTGCAAGAGCAACAGAGCTGGGATTTCCTTCCATTCTTTAAATTTTCTCACCGGTGTCTTCTTTATGCTCTTGGGCCAAAGTGGGCCACTCCTGGGACACCCGCAGTGCCTCGATTATGgtcctcctttccagcctcccttccacctggagttcTGCTCTGCCTATGAAACTTTTGGTTGTTGTGATCAGGACAAAGACAATACAATTGCAGCCAAATACTGGGAGGTGATGGATTATATCGATCCGCAGGCTCACAAATTGTGTGGAGGATATATCAAAGATATTTTATGCCAG GAATGCTCACCCTACGCAGCTCATCTTTACGATGCCGAGAATCCTCAGACGCCCCTGCGGAACCTGCCTGGCCTTTGCTCGGACTACTGTTCGGAGTTCCACCTCTACTGCCGTTCTGCCATCACGTTGCTTACCGATGACAAACACATCCAGGAATGCTGCGAGAGGAACAAGACCCGCTTCTGCAACCTGCTTAACATCCAGGATGAAGACTACTGCTTCCCCGACGTGCTGAAAAACACAGACCTGAACCGTAACCTGGGCTCTGTGGTGGAGGACAAGaaaggctgccttcagctgtgccTAAAAGAGGTGGCCAATGGACTGAGGAATCCTGTGCTGATGGCGCACGCGAACGACAACACCCATCGCATGTTTGTGGCTGAACAAGTGGGCATCATCTGGGTCTTTCTTCCAGACGGAAGTCGCCTGGAAGAGCCTTTTCTGGATATTAAGAACATGGTGCTGACCACCCCCTGGTTAGGAGATGAAAGAGGTTTCCTCGGGATGGCCTTCCACCCCAAATACAAGGACAATGGGAAATTCTACATTTATTACTCCTACCAGGACAAGAAAAAGGTGGAGAAAATCAGGATCAGTGAATTAAGAGTTTCCACGTCAGATGTCAACAAGGCTGATGCAAGCACCGAAAG GAGTCTCTTAGAAATCGAAGAACCAGCCGCAAACCATAATGGGGGACAGATCCTCTTTGGCCTGGATGGCTACATGTACCTGTTTACAGGGGATGGAGGGAAAGCCGGGGACCCTTTTGGTAAATTTGGGAATGCTCAGAACAG GAGTAGTTTACTAGGAAAGGTTTTGCGGATCGATGTGGATGGAAGAAGCTCTGACGGGAAGCCTTACCGCATCCCCTCTGACAatccttttgcctctgaccctcaAGCTCTCCCAGAAGTCTATGCCTATGGGGTGAGGAACATGTGGCGTTGCTCTGTGGACAGAGGTGACCCGCTCAGTCGCAAAGGAAGGGGGCGAATTTTCTGTGGAGATGTCGGCCAGAACAAGTTTGAAGAAGTGGACATAATTGTTAAAGGCGGGAACTACGGCTGGAGAGCTAAGGAAGGCTTTGAGTGCTATGACATCAAGCTTTGTCAAAATTCCTCCTTAG ATGATATACTTCCAATATTTGCCTACAGCCATTCAGTGGGAAAATCAGTCACTGGAGGTTATGTGTATAGAGGATGTGAGTCTCCAAACCTGAACGGCCTATACATTTTTGGTGATTTTATGAATGG TCGGCTTATGACTTTGCAAGAAGATGAGAGAGCAAATCAATGGAAGAAGCAAGACATTTGTATTGGTAGCACTAAAGCCTGTGCCTTTCCAGGGATGGTCAGCTCTTACAGCAAATACATCATTTCTTTTGCTGAGGATGAAGCAG CTGAGCTCTATTTTATGGCTACGTCCTACCCCAGTGCCTTTGCGCCACATGGATCGATATACAAAGTTGTGGATCCTGCAAG GAGAGCTCCACCAGGGAAATGTAAACAGAAGCCTATTCCAGTGAAAACAAAGAGTAAGCGAATCCCATTCATTCCCCGTGCAA AAACCGTCCTTGAACTGCTTAAAGAGCGTCTTACAacccgtccccccaaaacagcctTCAATGCTACCGAACCGCCCCCAAATTCTTCCACTCCAAGATCCAAGAAGCCTGCCTCCCACAAAGACCCTACTAAACGTAAGGCAGCGAAGGCTCCCAGGTCTGGCAGAAAGCAGCAAATGACCCAAACCCCCAAGGCCCGGGGATCCAAGACGAAGTCGGACAGAACGGCGCAAAAGGCTCCACGGGTCTCGAAAGCGACGGTGACGACCTCCCCGCCAAAGAAAAAAGGCTCCCGGTTAACTAGAGCCCAAAAGAAACAGGTTCCAAAGCTGAAGTCAGCGGCTAAGGAGAAAAtgcagaagaagagaaagagttCCGGCTTAAGAAGTGCTGCTTGA